In a genomic window of Staphylococcus taiwanensis:
- a CDS encoding metal ABC transporter ATP-binding protein, with protein sequence MIKISNMNLRLNHKHVLKDISLTIPISGEIIGIMGPNGAGKSSLLKSLIGEFNATGEMHLYGKSIHKQLQHITYIPQKAYLDLDFPINVEKVILSGCYQTIGWFKRVDHFSKMKFSKLLKDLALDNLQYKQISDLSGGQLQRVLVARALMSESDVYLFDEPFVGIDFKSEQLIMAKIRQLKEKGKLVLIVHHDLSKAAQYFDRIILLNQTIRFFGDSAKAMQPRYLNRTFLFNIGSAPIERGEILHD encoded by the coding sequence TTGATAAAAATTAGCAACATGAATTTACGGTTAAATCATAAGCATGTACTGAAAGATATTTCGTTAACAATACCAATTTCAGGTGAAATCATTGGTATCATGGGCCCCAATGGTGCCGGTAAATCTTCTTTATTAAAGAGTTTAATCGGTGAATTTAACGCAACTGGCGAGATGCATTTATATGGCAAATCCATACATAAACAATTGCAACATATTACATATATTCCTCAAAAAGCATATTTAGATTTAGACTTTCCAATTAATGTTGAGAAAGTGATTTTATCTGGTTGCTATCAAACGATTGGCTGGTTTAAACGAGTCGATCACTTTTCAAAGATGAAATTCAGTAAATTATTAAAGGATTTAGCGCTAGACAATCTACAATACAAGCAAATCTCTGACCTTAGTGGCGGTCAGTTACAACGTGTGTTGGTGGCAAGAGCTTTAATGTCAGAGAGCGATGTGTATTTATTTGATGAGCCGTTCGTTGGTATCGACTTTAAGAGCGAGCAATTGATTATGGCGAAGATTCGCCAACTAAAAGAAAAAGGAAAACTCGTATTGATTGTGCATCATGACTTATCTAAGGCAGCACAATACTTTGATCGTATTATTTTATTAAATCAAACGATTCGATTCTTTGGCGATAGTGCAAAAGCAATGCAACCACGATATTTAAATCGGACATTCCTGTTTAATATCGGGTCAGCACCAATTGAAAGAGGTGAAATATTGCATGACTGA
- a CDS encoding GTP-binding protein gives MGKIPVTVLSGYLGSGKTTLLNHILNNREGRRIAVIVNDMSEVNIDKDLVADGGGLSRTDEKLVELSNGCICCTLRDDLLKEVERLVQKGNIDYIVIESTGISEPVPVAQTFSYIDEAMGIDLTTICQLDTMVTVVDANRFINDINSEDLLIDRDQGADQTDERSIADLLIDQVEFCDVLVLNKIDLVSEADLVRLENILRKLQPDAKLIKTINAEVDINDVLNTGRFNFEKASNSAGWIKELTEGGHAEHTPETEEYGIGSFVYSRRLPFHAKRFNDWLERMPDNIVRSKGIVWLAQYNQVACLLSQAGSSCNINPVTYWVAAMSPQHREHILQQRPDVADSWDIEYGDRNTQFVIIGTDLNQEEIEKELDQCLVNSEEIGSDWSQLEDPYHWQIRQA, from the coding sequence ATGGGCAAGATACCTGTAACGGTATTGAGTGGTTATCTCGGGTCTGGAAAGACGACGTTACTTAACCACATTTTAAATAATCGTGAAGGACGTCGCATTGCGGTTATTGTGAATGATATGAGTGAAGTGAATATCGATAAAGATTTAGTTGCTGATGGTGGGGGCTTATCTCGAACAGATGAAAAATTAGTCGAATTATCTAATGGTTGTATTTGTTGTACGTTAAGAGATGATTTGTTAAAAGAAGTCGAGCGTTTAGTTCAAAAAGGCAATATTGATTACATTGTTATTGAATCTACAGGTATTTCAGAGCCTGTGCCAGTCGCTCAAACATTCTCATATATTGATGAAGCGATGGGCATTGACCTCACAACAATTTGCCAACTCGATACAATGGTAACTGTAGTGGATGCGAATCGATTTATTAATGATATCAATTCTGAAGATTTACTGATTGACCGTGATCAAGGTGCAGATCAAACAGATGAGCGTTCAATTGCTGATTTACTTATAGATCAAGTCGAATTCTGTGATGTGTTAGTACTGAATAAGATAGATTTAGTCAGTGAAGCAGATTTAGTACGATTGGAAAATATTTTAAGAAAGTTACAACCAGATGCGAAACTCATCAAAACGATTAATGCTGAAGTGGACATTAACGACGTCTTAAATACAGGGCGTTTTAACTTTGAGAAGGCAAGTAATTCAGCAGGTTGGATTAAGGAATTGACTGAGGGAGGTCATGCTGAACATACACCTGAAACAGAAGAATATGGTATTGGTTCATTCGTCTATTCGAGACGACTACCGTTTCACGCGAAACGTTTTAATGATTGGTTAGAGCGAATGCCTGATAATATCGTACGTTCTAAAGGCATTGTGTGGCTTGCACAATATAATCAAGTGGCATGTCTACTTTCGCAGGCAGGCTCATCATGCAATATCAATCCAGTTACCTATTGGGTAGCGGCAATGTCGCCACAACATCGTGAGCACATCCTTCAACAACGTCCAGACGTGGCAGATAGCTGGGATATTGAATATGGAGATAGAAATACACAGTTTGTTATTATTGGTACCGATTTAAATCAAGAGGAAATTGAAAAAGAATTAGACCAATGCTTAGTAAATAGTGAAGAAATTGGTAGTGATTGGAGTCAACTCGAAGACCCATATCACTGGCAAATTAGACAAGCTTGA
- the brnQ gene encoding branched-chain amino acid transport system II carrier protein has protein sequence MMKQKLTVKENIFIGSMLFGLFFGAGNLIFPIHLGQTAGSNVWLANLGFLITAIGLPFLGIVAIGISKTNGIFEISSRVSKIYGYIFTIALYLVIGPFFALPRLATTSYEIAFSPFISPSTGKVILPIFSILFFVMAWFFARKPSKILDYIGKFLNPVFLILLGIVVLLAFIRPMGGISHAPVSADYSHSVLLKGFIDGYNTLDALASLAFGIIIVTTIKKLGITNPNGIAKETFKSGLISIIGMGLIYTLLAVMGTMSLGHFKVSENGGIALAQIAQYYLGDYGIIVLSLIIIVACLKTAIGLITAFSETFTELFPKMNYMWLATGVAVLACIFANVGLTKIIMYSTPVLMFIYPLAITLILLTLASPLFNHSTIVYQFTTFFTMFAAFFDGVNASPEFFAKTPFAQGMITFAQKYIPFFTIGMGWIVPAIIGFIIGFIVYKVRAGKRTSAQ, from the coding sequence ATGATGAAACAAAAACTTACAGTCAAAGAGAATATATTTATTGGCTCGATGTTGTTCGGTTTGTTCTTTGGAGCTGGGAACTTAATCTTTCCAATCCATCTAGGACAAACGGCGGGTTCGAATGTATGGCTTGCTAATTTAGGTTTCTTAATTACTGCTATTGGTTTGCCGTTCTTAGGGATTGTAGCGATTGGTATTTCTAAAACAAATGGCATATTTGAAATCTCTTCTAGAGTGAGTAAAATCTACGGTTACATATTTACGATTGCCTTATATTTAGTTATTGGACCATTTTTTGCCTTACCGAGACTTGCGACAACATCTTATGAAATTGCATTTTCACCATTTATTTCACCAAGTACTGGCAAGGTTATATTACCAATATTTAGTATTTTATTCTTTGTCATGGCATGGTTCTTTGCTAGAAAGCCATCAAAAATATTAGATTATATAGGTAAATTTTTAAATCCTGTGTTCTTAATTTTACTAGGTATTGTGGTGCTATTAGCATTCATTCGACCAATGGGCGGTATTAGTCATGCACCAGTAAGTGCCGATTATAGTCATAGTGTCTTACTTAAAGGATTTATTGATGGTTATAATACGCTTGATGCCTTAGCATCATTAGCATTCGGTATTATTATTGTTACGACAATTAAGAAATTAGGTATTACGAATCCAAATGGTATTGCGAAAGAAACATTTAAATCGGGTCTAATTAGTATTATTGGCATGGGACTAATTTATACGTTGCTTGCTGTAATGGGTACGATGAGTTTAGGTCATTTTAAAGTTAGTGAAAATGGTGGTATCGCACTTGCACAAATCGCACAATATTACCTGGGTGATTATGGGATTATTGTCTTGTCACTTATTATTATTGTGGCATGTTTGAAAACGGCAATTGGTCTGATTACTGCATTTTCAGAAACATTTACAGAACTCTTCCCGAAAATGAATTATATGTGGTTAGCGACTGGTGTGGCAGTGCTAGCATGTATCTTTGCTAACGTTGGATTAACAAAAATCATCATGTATTCAACACCTGTATTAATGTTTATCTATCCATTAGCGATTACATTAATCCTGTTAACACTTGCGAGTCCATTATTTAATCATTCTACAATTGTTTATCAATTTACGACATTCTTTACAATGTTTGCAGCATTCTTTGACGGTGTAAACGCAAGTCCTGAATTCTTTGCGAAGACACCATTTGCACAAGGAATGATTACTTTCGCACAAAAATACATTCCATTCTTCACAATTGGTATGGGCTGGATTGTACCTGCAATCATTGGATTCATCATTGGTTTCATCGTTTATAAAGTACGTGCAGGCAAACGTACTTCAGCACAATAA
- a CDS encoding class I SAM-dependent methyltransferase, translating to MTKSYDIWWQKGEETDDDMARDHQEAWERTIQLLDPSDIEGKTILDVGCNQGGFLRKLYDKVQFKAGVGIDLARLSLEKAEALKGQRPLTYVLTDKPQDTEYTYDTAVSTSVLYLIEDIPQHAKDLKAVLKPGGVYYASFADLTQNPSRQFMDDTINQYGATPSQNHSLKHIVDSFVDAGFEVAVMKEPVPDVIDLTNYSDFYLTPNDYLRTLYEESFLIKARLKEGTGK from the coding sequence ATGACTAAGAGTTATGATATTTGGTGGCAAAAGGGCGAAGAAACAGACGATGATATGGCCCGTGATCACCAAGAGGCTTGGGAGAGAACAATACAACTACTTGATCCATCAGATATTGAGGGCAAGACGATTTTGGACGTGGGATGCAATCAAGGTGGCTTTTTACGAAAGTTATACGATAAAGTTCAATTTAAAGCAGGCGTAGGGATTGATTTAGCACGTTTATCATTGGAAAAGGCAGAAGCACTTAAAGGGCAACGTCCACTTACGTATGTTTTAACGGATAAGCCTCAAGACACGGAATATACATACGATACGGCTGTGAGTACATCGGTATTGTACTTAATCGAAGACATACCGCAACATGCCAAAGACTTAAAAGCCGTATTGAAACCTGGTGGTGTTTACTATGCCTCTTTTGCTGACTTAACACAAAATCCGAGTCGTCAATTTATGGATGACACGATTAATCAGTATGGTGCGACACCATCGCAGAATCATTCGTTGAAACATATTGTGGATAGCTTTGTAGATGCAGGATTTGAAGTGGCAGTCATGAAAGAACCAGTTCCTGACGTGATTGATTTAACAAATTATAGTGATTTTTATTTAACGCCTAATGATTATTTACGCACACTTTATGAAGAATCATTTTTAATAAAAGCAAGGTTGAAAGAAGGTACGGGTAAATGA
- a CDS encoding nickel ABC transporter substrate-binding protein yields the protein MRKRLIMTIAASTTILLAGCGNNHKDDKNITVSLPTEAKADKLDAQGYDAAMPVYSAVYDALVKYDKDKGIKAGLADKWHVDKSGKVYEFHLKDNVKFSDGSKLDAKAVKFSIERAKAMNKDTTVETLKKLDKVVVKNDHVVQIKLKAPSNQVLNELTQVRPLRIMSPHSVEGDKVTGKFKKAIGTGAFVVDQTGKEKTTLKPNKYFDNNHPVKYNLAFQTIEDGDSRNSAVQSGSVDISGGSLGMLSDQQVKQDKKNSKLTVEDRPSTVSHFMAFNPNNKTLSSKAIREAISKSINSKEIAGKSVNGLFQSNVQYVNQENQQAHVFDASAAEKLLKSEGYTKNHDGLFEKDGKPLSFNLVIQTAEFPNWKDKAEQVQRDMKQAGIKLNIKTLDAQSYYDTLWTKKDYDLIFYRTYSDALMPYNFMSSVFKNNDGKPGVLANDETLTKQLDAYPSKVSKADQQHAFNEIFKHFNKQYYGVPIAYPNETFVVSDKVKAFKFSGLTDAPIDYKDLKVNE from the coding sequence ATGAGAAAGAGACTAATCATGACGATTGCTGCAAGTACGACGATTCTACTAGCGGGGTGTGGTAACAATCATAAAGATGATAAGAACATCACTGTATCGTTACCGACTGAAGCCAAAGCCGATAAGCTAGATGCACAAGGCTATGACGCAGCTATGCCAGTATACAGTGCGGTATATGATGCACTAGTAAAATATGATAAAGATAAAGGGATTAAAGCAGGTTTGGCTGATAAATGGCACGTTGATAAATCTGGCAAAGTATATGAATTTCATTTAAAAGATAATGTTAAATTCTCAGATGGCTCAAAGTTAGATGCTAAAGCAGTTAAATTCTCAATTGAGCGTGCCAAAGCGATGAATAAAGATACGACAGTAGAAACATTAAAAAAATTAGATAAAGTGGTAGTGAAAAATGACCATGTGGTGCAAATTAAATTGAAAGCACCATCTAATCAAGTATTGAATGAATTAACACAAGTCAGACCATTACGTATTATGAGTCCGCATTCTGTAGAAGGCGACAAAGTAACGGGTAAATTCAAGAAAGCAATTGGGACAGGTGCATTTGTCGTTGATCAAACAGGCAAAGAAAAGACAACATTAAAACCAAATAAATATTTCGACAATAATCATCCAGTTAAATACAATCTCGCTTTCCAAACGATTGAAGATGGCGATTCTAGAAACTCAGCTGTTCAAAGTGGATCGGTCGATATTTCAGGTGGTTCACTAGGAATGTTATCAGATCAACAAGTCAAACAAGATAAGAAGAACAGCAAATTAACGGTTGAGGATAGACCAAGTACAGTTAGTCATTTCATGGCATTTAATCCGAATAATAAAACATTAAGTAGTAAAGCGATTCGTGAAGCGATAAGTAAGAGTATCAATTCAAAAGAAATTGCTGGGAAATCAGTTAATGGTTTATTCCAAAGTAATGTACAGTACGTTAATCAAGAGAATCAACAAGCACATGTTTTTGATGCTTCAGCTGCGGAAAAGCTACTAAAATCTGAAGGATATACGAAGAACCATGACGGCCTTTTTGAAAAAGATGGCAAACCACTATCATTCAATTTAGTGATTCAGACGGCAGAGTTTCCGAATTGGAAAGATAAAGCAGAACAAGTGCAACGTGATATGAAACAAGCAGGTATTAAATTAAACATTAAAACATTAGATGCACAATCTTATTACGATACATTGTGGACGAAAAAAGACTATGACCTCATTTTCTATCGAACGTATTCAGATGCATTAATGCCATATAACTTTATGAGTTCAGTATTTAAAAATAATGATGGTAAGCCGGGTGTCTTAGCAAATGACGAGACACTGACTAAACAATTAGATGCGTACCCATCAAAAGTATCTAAAGCGGACCAACAACACGCTTTCAATGAAATATTTAAGCATTTCAATAAGCAATATTATGGTGTGCCTATTGCGTATCCAAATGAAACGTTTGTAGTGAGTGATAAAGTCAAAGCGTTTAAATTCTCAGGATTAACAGATGCGCCAATCGATTATAAAGACTTGAAAGTTAACGAGTAA
- a CDS encoding ABC transporter permease, with protein MLKRTLKLVLYLIVSSFIIFVLVEKTSGNPAILYLQRHGYTTITQENIDLAQHKLGLGRNLFLRYIDWVGHALTGNLGYSFSTNEPVTAMIVDAIIPTLILISVSACIMLPVGYIIGYYVGTQPHSRYAHTIKGFAQVMTSMPEYWLAILFIYYLGVRWQCLPFVGSDSWQHFILPILTIVLIEGCHILLMTAHLIEKTLDNDAYQLALLRRFTLKARIIVQIKEIFAPLMTISVNSVIHLVGKAVILEVIFSMSGLGKLLINAINQRDYPLIQGIVVFIIVSIMLINYLGDLIILNNEPRLRRHAHQSLEEEKRGLT; from the coding sequence ATGCTGAAACGAACGCTTAAATTAGTACTTTATTTAATCGTGAGTTCGTTTATCATCTTCGTCTTAGTTGAGAAGACATCTGGTAATCCAGCCATACTCTATCTACAACGCCATGGCTATACTACGATTACGCAAGAAAATATCGACTTAGCACAACATAAGCTTGGTTTAGGTCGGAATCTGTTTCTTAGATATATTGATTGGGTAGGTCATGCGTTGACTGGAAATCTAGGTTATAGCTTTAGTACAAACGAACCTGTAACTGCAATGATAGTAGATGCAATCATTCCAACGCTGATATTAATTAGTGTTTCTGCATGTATCATGTTGCCAGTCGGATATATCATTGGGTATTACGTTGGTACACAACCTCATTCACGATATGCACATACTATTAAAGGCTTTGCGCAAGTGATGACGTCTATGCCTGAATATTGGTTAGCTATATTATTCATTTATTATTTAGGCGTTCGTTGGCAATGCTTGCCATTTGTGGGTAGTGATTCATGGCAACATTTTATCTTACCAATTCTAACAATTGTCCTAATTGAAGGTTGTCATATCCTATTAATGACCGCACATCTTATCGAAAAGACGCTAGATAACGATGCGTATCAACTTGCATTGTTGCGCCGTTTTACGTTGAAGGCACGCATAATTGTGCAAATTAAAGAGATATTTGCACCACTTATGACTATTTCAGTGAATAGCGTTATTCATTTAGTTGGAAAAGCAGTGATACTAGAAGTTATTTTCAGTATGTCAGGCTTAGGTAAACTATTGATAAATGCCATTAATCAACGAGATTATCCATTGATTCAAGGCATTGTCGTTTTCATTATTGTAAGTATCATGCTAATAAATTACTTGGGAGATTTGATTATTTTAAATAATGAGCCTAGATTACGTCGTCACGCACATCAATCACTTGAAGAAGAGAAAAGAGGTTTGACATGA
- a CDS encoding ABC transporter permease — protein MKMQSKQYVTLSLTIIFLIVLVLYSVMHSTEQSVPLQSPNWQHLLGTDQLGRDFLARLCIGSLVTLSLTAIVIILSVGLGLSLGLIAGIERKWIDQIMMFIADMLLAIPSFIIALVVLSLVSNSMIGLILALTLGWMGRYLRYFRNLTRDIQKRPFIQYAILSGNSTLKTTVIHVIPHLCSNIFALVTADFGKIMLSISGLAFLGLGIKPPTPELGTILFDGKSYFNGAPWLFFFPGLLLGGCALLCQILNKKIAS, from the coding sequence ATGAAGATGCAAAGTAAACAATATGTCACATTAAGTCTGACCATTATTTTCTTGATAGTGTTAGTGTTATACAGTGTTATGCATAGTACGGAGCAATCTGTGCCATTGCAGTCTCCTAATTGGCAACATTTATTAGGAACGGATCAATTAGGACGAGATTTCCTTGCGCGATTATGTATTGGGAGTTTGGTAACCCTTAGTTTGACTGCGATTGTCATTATACTCAGTGTTGGGCTTGGTTTGTCACTTGGTTTAATTGCAGGAATTGAAAGAAAGTGGATAGACCAAATAATGATGTTTATCGCAGATATGTTATTAGCGATACCTTCATTTATCATCGCACTCGTTGTACTGAGTTTGGTTAGTAATTCAATGATTGGATTAATTCTTGCACTGACGTTAGGTTGGATGGGACGTTACTTACGTTACTTTAGAAATTTAACACGTGATATTCAGAAACGTCCTTTTATACAATATGCCATATTGAGTGGTAATTCGACGCTTAAAACAACAGTCATACATGTTATTCCACACTTGTGTAGTAATATCTTCGCTTTAGTAACAGCGGATTTTGGAAAGATTATGCTTAGTATTTCTGGGCTTGCTTTTCTTGGTTTAGGTATTAAACCGCCTACACCAGAATTAGGAACAATTTTATTTGATGGTAAAAGTTATTTTAATGGCGCGCCATGGTTGTTCTTCTTCCCTGGATTACTGTTAGGAGGTTGTGCCTTATTATGCCAAATACTCAACAAAAAGATCGCATCATAA
- a CDS encoding ABC transporter ATP-binding protein, with the protein MPNTQQKDRIIKPVIQVDQLSVFDKNRTLIDSISLKVHKGDFHCIIGESGSGKSLLTRTILGMKRNHLRYQGTVDIDLDKTDAVFQDVYSNMFQNIIIAKHFQYVYEAIDASLSSEQRTDEVIAQMDALGLSHGKQLLQHYPFELSGGMAQRIAFIMSLIRRPDYLFLDEPTSALDAGNVERFMHHLVQAKQRYNMTFIFITHDLNLVKNYATHISIMKDGRIIESGDAQSILDNPTQPYTQQLISIAHRRRNDA; encoded by the coding sequence ATGCCAAATACTCAACAAAAAGATCGCATCATAAAGCCTGTAATACAGGTCGACCAATTAAGCGTATTTGATAAAAATCGTACATTGATAGATTCAATATCTTTAAAAGTGCACAAAGGCGATTTTCATTGCATTATTGGTGAAAGTGGGAGCGGTAAATCGTTATTAACTAGAACGATACTTGGCATGAAACGTAATCATTTACGTTACCAAGGAACGGTAGACATTGATTTGGATAAGACAGATGCCGTCTTTCAAGATGTCTACAGCAACATGTTTCAGAATATAATCATTGCTAAACATTTTCAGTATGTGTATGAAGCGATAGACGCTTCATTATCTTCGGAACAACGTACTGACGAGGTCATAGCACAGATGGATGCACTTGGTTTGAGTCATGGAAAGCAGTTACTCCAACATTATCCTTTTGAATTAAGTGGTGGCATGGCACAGCGTATTGCTTTCATAATGTCATTAATAAGACGTCCGGACTACTTATTTTTAGATGAACCGACAAGCGCCCTCGATGCAGGTAATGTTGAGCGATTTATGCATCACTTAGTTCAGGCAAAACAGCGTTATAATATGACGTTTATTTTTATCACACATGATCTTAATTTAGTTAAAAACTATGCGACGCATATTAGCATTATGAAAGATGGTCGTATTATTGAAAGTGGCGATGCACAGTCTATCTTAGATAATCCAACCCAACCCTACACACAACAGTTAATTTCTATTGCACATAGGAGACGAAATGATGCTTGA
- a CDS encoding ATP-binding cassette domain-containing protein, translating to MLEVNNMTKHIDGKRIFKDINIQMNHHHLLISGESGSGKSTLAKILAGLDTDYSGQLYLNHKLREEYTTKEWMKVIQYVPQYQKDTLNGRKTVRYILTEPLKNYHVNKETYDKRIEAVLEQCALAPNVLNQRIDTLSGGQFQRVWIAKALIIEPQILILDEATTNLDVINEEAILQMLKLLEHTQLIIISHDSYVLNSFEGMTIKLDYCVGN from the coding sequence ATGCTTGAAGTGAACAATATGACGAAACATATCGATGGGAAACGTATTTTCAAAGATATTAACATTCAAATGAATCATCATCACTTATTGATTAGTGGAGAAAGTGGAAGTGGTAAATCGACGTTAGCTAAAATTCTAGCCGGATTAGATACGGATTATAGTGGACAATTATATTTAAACCATAAGCTACGTGAAGAATATACTACGAAAGAATGGATGAAAGTGATCCAGTATGTGCCACAATATCAGAAAGACACATTAAATGGACGTAAAACGGTGCGCTATATCTTAACAGAGCCATTGAAGAATTATCATGTTAACAAAGAAACGTATGATAAGAGAATTGAAGCGGTACTTGAACAATGTGCATTAGCACCCAATGTTTTAAATCAACGAATAGACACGTTGAGTGGTGGCCAGTTTCAACGTGTATGGATTGCAAAGGCGTTAATTATAGAACCACAAATCCTTATATTAGATGAAGCGACAACAAACTTAGATGTGATTAATGAGGAAGCAATACTTCAAATGCTTAAATTGTTAGAACATACGCAACTCATTATAATTTCACATGATTCGTACGTGCTTAATTCGTTTGAAGGGATGACAATCAAATTAGATTATTGTGTTGGGAATTAA
- a CDS encoding MarR family transcriptional regulator, translated as MLNDKEFEYRDIKFIGKLSSKIYRRGNIYITEQLKPYGINYIQVMCLVALYIENGIRQETIVEDIGVDKASINRAIKYLEENDYITRERNQEDKRAYNLFLTPKAMAFKEVSWDILSKWELMISEGIDDNEKAIAFEVLKKMSLNADKYYKN; from the coding sequence ATGTTAAACGATAAAGAATTTGAGTATCGCGATATTAAATTTATTGGAAAATTATCATCAAAAATATATAGACGCGGCAATATTTATATTACAGAGCAGTTAAAGCCATATGGAATTAATTATATCCAGGTGATGTGTTTAGTTGCACTGTATATTGAGAATGGTATAAGACAAGAAACAATTGTTGAAGACATCGGTGTAGATAAAGCAAGTATAAATCGAGCAATTAAATATTTAGAAGAAAATGATTATATTACAAGAGAACGCAATCAAGAAGATAAAAGAGCATATAATCTCTTTCTTACGCCTAAAGCAATGGCATTTAAAGAAGTGAGTTGGGACATTTTAAGTAAATGGGAATTAATGATTTCCGAGGGTATTGATGATAACGAGAAAGCAATTGCTTTCGAAGTTTTAAAGAAAATGTCGCTCAATGCAGATAAATATTATAAAAATTAA
- a CDS encoding patatin-like phospholipase family protein has translation MTNKDNLEHAIVLGGGGSLAIGWELGYLSALTEAGIDVRHADLVIGTSGGAQAGTSLTSQQSWEEIYEQQIAPKENEEPPVDDMTDIFARYAQIQNSSNTPKEWIENYSVYALEDHKFNESVHINRLQNRIKVSNWPENLMITAVNANKAERVALNADSQVDLHRAMASSGSLPGVWPATTINGEKHFDGGCHSMENADLAKGAKKVLIFATNLPVSTPYKLEDAIKELEESGSEVKLITPSNEVFNKLQELGGNTVNPAIRPDIFKLAQEQGHQDADVIKAFWN, from the coding sequence ATGACTAATAAAGACAATTTAGAACATGCAATCGTATTAGGTGGCGGCGGGTCACTAGCTATTGGTTGGGAATTAGGATATCTTTCAGCCCTTACTGAAGCAGGTATTGATGTGAGACACGCAGATTTAGTAATTGGTACATCTGGAGGTGCTCAAGCTGGTACGAGTTTGACATCTCAACAAAGTTGGGAAGAGATTTATGAACAACAAATTGCGCCAAAAGAGAATGAAGAACCACCTGTAGATGATATGACTGATATCTTTGCAAGATATGCCCAAATACAAAATAGTTCAAATACGCCAAAAGAATGGATTGAAAATTATAGTGTTTATGCATTAGAAGATCATAAATTTAATGAAAGTGTGCATATTAATCGATTACAAAATAGAATTAAAGTATCCAATTGGCCTGAAAATCTTATGATTACAGCAGTAAATGCGAATAAAGCAGAAAGAGTAGCTTTAAATGCGGATAGTCAAGTAGACTTGCATAGAGCAATGGCTTCAAGTGGGTCATTACCTGGCGTGTGGCCGGCAACAACAATTAATGGTGAAAAACATTTTGATGGTGGTTGTCATTCTATGGAGAATGCCGATTTAGCTAAAGGTGCTAAAAAAGTACTTATCTTTGCGACAAACCTTCCTGTATCAACACCATACAAACTTGAAGATGCGATTAAAGAACTAGAGGAAAGTGGTTCAGAAGTTAAATTAATTACACCAAGTAACGAAGTATTCAATAAATTACAAGAACTTGGAGGCAATACAGTTAATCCAGCTATAAGACCCGATATTTTCAAACTAGCACAAGAGCAAGGTCATCAAGATGCTGATGTGATTAAAGCATTCTGGAATTAA